The nucleotide sequence tgaattaatttttattcctcaagtcctagtctttccttgggaaaggctagagttatttgAACTCGAATTAAtccttgaagaattccaattttcagtcaacaatgagtttgataactcaagtgtctccaatgactcaaccaaagccaaaagggaagagaatctacttgaatgaaaataatttgaatacataaattaaagagagcaatcgtaattctgaaatacctcaattagcactaataaagatatcaaatataACATGGAagtgttcataaattaaattaggaaaataaataaaaggaacattgaacctgggattgagagtcactcctaaaactaagagaaatcctaaatcctaaaactaaatcctaagagataggagagaacctctctctctaaaaactacatctactcctaaaattgtgaatttgaaAGCTTGTTCATGTATAGAtacatttccccactttatagcctctaatctgtgttttctgggccgcaaactgggtcgaaaacagcccagaaatcgctggagatgaaatctgccacgctggttttttcgccactgcgacgcgtccgcgtggatcacgcgaccgcgttgcctagcgtcagggtaactatggcatattatatatcaaattgaagccccggacattagctttccaactcaactgaaaaacgcgtcgtttggacctctgtagctaaagttatagccgtttgagtgcaaagaggtcaggctggacagcttagcagtttctccaacttcttgtattccttccacttttgcatgcttcctttccatcctctgagccattcctgtcctgtaatctctgaaatcacttaacacacatatcaaagcatctaatggtaataagaaaggatttaaacatagggaacttaaggccaaagaagcatgttttcaatcaaagcacataattaggaaggcaaatgtaaaaccatgcaaatagtatgaataagtgggtaaagagttgataaaaaccactcaattgagcacaagataaaccataaaatagtggtttatcaatgctctctgggcatatagaacagcattcaaaattCCTATTGGAAAGTCTCCTTTTCAGTTGTTATATGGCAAGTCTTGTCACCTTCCTGTAGAGCTTGAGcataaagctttctgggccaccaaactcctcaaccttgattctcaggcagcaggagagaagaggctattgcaattaaatgagttggatgagtttagactagaagcctatgaaaatgctaagatatacaaggaaaaagccaagagatggcatgacaaaaggatctcaaagaaggagttcaaactaggacagcaagtactcttgtataactccaggctcaaagttttccctggcaaactcaagtctaaatggactggtccctacttggtgacaaaggttctcccttatggaagccttgaactcctagatgaagcaacaaagagcaATTTCACAACAAACGGTCACAGGACAAAGCATTATTTGGGATGCCCTTGGGACAAAGAGAAAGAGAGTCAGAAATTAAGCTgagcaagaatgaaggatgtcaagctagtgacattaaaagagcgcttgttgggaggcaacccaactagaggtagttttcttttcctaaactatttcaataaaaaggttaagtagactattctgtattgtaaggagctaagttctATGGATGCCTTGTTAGCACAAAACAAGATGATTGCAGCACAACTAGCAGCCTCAACAAAAAGGATGGAGACTGGCCAAGTCTCAGCTGTCCAAGCTCAAGCACCACCATAGGAAGAAGATGTCCCAGAAGTTGAAAGTGAATGGGAGTAGGCAAATTATGTGAACTACTCTTCTAAaccaccatatgacccaaacTCCAAGACAtataacccaggttggaagaaccacccaaactttgggtggaaaaACCAACAAAGCCACAACCAGGACAATAACAGACCATACCAATCCAACCAACACAACAACCAtaaccccaaccatcaatcagGCAACAACAAACCttaccataactcacaaaacaccTCATATCATTCTACCCAAGAAACACACAACAATCACCATCAAGACACATCAACCCCaaccatgcaaccatgtgaaatcaagagcaatttTGAAAGAGTGGAAGCTGCAATAGCACAGATGTCATTACAGCTGATAGGTGCTATTTCCAATGTTTTGGAAAGATAAATACAAGCCAAAAGGAAGATGGATGCCAACCAAGAAGAGTGTAGATCAAACATAAGGAATCAAGGTGTAGCAATTTCAAAATTGAAGGCACAATTGGCAAGCTTATCTAAGCAAATTCCAATGTCCACACATACATTttccagtgataccatggccaacccaagaggggaatgcaaggcaATCACACTTAGAAGTGGAAAGGTAGTAGAAAAGGCATCCCCAAATTAAAGCAATCAAGAAAAAGACGCTGCAAAGGAGCctgaaaacaagaaagaagaagagactcCTGCACCATCTTCATCAAAGCCAGTCATAAAGCCTTATGTGCCACAAGCACCCTATCCACAAAGGCTAAGAAAAGATGGAAAAGATAGCCAGTTCTCAAGGTtcctagaaatcttcaagaagctccaaatcaacataccctttactgaggcattagaacaaatgcccctctatgccaaatttttaaaggagctcatgacaagaAAGAAGAACTGGGGAGAGAAAGAAACCATAGTGTTAACTGAGGAGTGCGGTgctatcatacaaaagaagcttcctcAGAAGATGAAAGACCCTGGGAGATTCCAAATTCCATGCATCATTGGTGATATCACCATTGAAAAAGTACTGTGTGACCTGGgggctagcatcaacctcatgtccttggccatgatgagaaggatgaagattgaggaagccaaaccaactaggatggcactccaattggctgatagAACAGTCAAGTTCCCTCATGGGGTAGTGGAGGATttgttggtgaaagtgggagagtttattttcccagctGACTTTGTTGTACTGGATATGGAAGAGGAAGCCAACACATCTATCATCTTAGGAAgtccattcctagctactgctggagccattattgatgttcaaaaaggggAGCTAGTCTTGAAGttacatgaagagaagatggtttTCAATGTCTTCAAGGCGATGAGTTATCCCAAAGAATCCATAGGAGAGTGCATGATGGTAGATACCATAGAAAAGATAGTTCAAGGAGTGTTGGAGGAAGAACaatgtgaagagattatggagctAGAACAACAAGCATCAGGTGGAGAGTTACCACAAGAGATCATGGAGATTCAATCAGGCTAAACCACAAGGATAACAAGGAAGTagaggcaccaaaactggagCTGAAGACCCTACCTCCAAGCTTGAAGTATGCATACTTGGGTGACAACAACACTTACCCAGTGATCATTAATTCAAGCTTGAGTGAGGAGCAACAAGAGGAGCTtctccaagtgctgagacaacataAAGATGCTATAGGATGGACACTTGCAGACTTGAagggaattagtccttcaatgtgcatacacaaaatcctacttgaagaaggagctaagccctcaagacagcaacaaagaaggctgaacccaacCATGAATGAAGTCGTTCAAAAAGAGGTGCTGAAATTGTGGCAAGCTGGGGTGATTTACCCtgtctcagacagcccttgggtaagcccagtgcaagtagtcccaaagaaagaagggatcactgttgtatcaaatgagaagaatgaacagATACCTACTAGAACAGTGACCGGTTGGTGCATATGCATCgattataggaagcttaatgaggcctctaggaaggatcacttccccctacctAGAACAGTGACCGGttcgtgaggcagattaccagctctctggcaactgtcacagttacgtacaaactttcgggagtctctatagagagtaggccagtagaagccacattggagaacctttgtggctgttcgctcacctccgaaatgtcctccatattgtgatccatggcaatgccataggattttctgtgcctcttctctaggcacacatctacagaTTACTCCGTCTGCGCACCTTTTAAAGAGATatagttcatcccacaagtagtactttgcatcagaaattaattttttcttttgttgcttgctgtacgccttgggtatgaaccttgcagctttatagtttgcaatgtctgcaaaccatggtatttcctgaatggcgaacaattgctcatccgaaaaggttttagagatctcaatagagggagagggcgccccttctactggcactttcgggacagatgatcagccacttggttttctgtcccttttctgtctcttatttctatatcaaactcttgcagaagtaatacccatcttataagcctgggttttgaatcctgctttgtaagtagatatttaagagcagcatggtcagtgtacacaatcacttttgatcctactaagtatgatctaaacttgtcaatggcatagaccactgcaagcaattccttttctgtggttgtgtaatttttctaggcatcatttaaaacacgggtagcataataaatgacatgcagaagtttgtcatgtctctgccccagtactgcaccaatggcgtgatcactggcatcacacattaattcgaatggtaatatccagtctggtgcagagataactggtgctgtgaccagcttagcttttagagtttcaaacgcctgcagacactctgtgtcaaacaaaaatggcatgtcagcagctagcaggttgcttagaggttttgcaatttttgaaaaatcctttataaacctcctatagaatcctggatgcctcagaaagcttctgattgccttaacattggcaggtggtggtaatttttcaattgcctctattttagcttgatccacatctattcccttgtttgaaattttatgcccaaggacaatcccttcagtcaccataaagtgacatttttcccagtttaaaaccaggttggtctcttggcatcttttcaaaaccagtgtcaggtgatcaggACAGgggctgaatgagtctccatatactgagaagtcatccatgaagacttccagaaattttttcaccatatcagagaaaatagagagcatgcatctctgaaaggttgcaggcgcattacacagcctaaaaggcatccttctgtaagcaaatactccagatcgacatgtgaatgctgttttctcttgatcctggggatctattgcaatttggttgtagcttgaatagccatccaaaaagcagtaataattatgacctgctagtctttctagcatctggtctatgaatggtaaaggaaaNNNNNNNNNNNTGTGGATTTAAAgcggagcttatgatcactggaaaagtatcaccttctcccagaaatgcatatttcagggatggtggtaatggtttgagctcgggtttaggaggtttttccttttcctgaggaaatttcagagacttTTTTAAtccctctgaatcctctagatcaggtggaacatctttaaagatgttttccagctctgattcgagactctcggccatgttgatctcttccaccaaagagtcaataagatcaattttcatgcagtcttttggtgtgtctggatgctgcatggcattgacagcattcaacttaaactcatcctcattgactctcagggttatttccccctgttggacatcaatgagagttcgtccagttgctaggaaaggtcttcctagaatgagattagcactcttgtgctcctccatctccagcactacaaagtcagtggggaaggcgaatggcctaaccctgacaatcatgtcctcaatcacgcctgatgggtatttaatggagccatcagcaagttggagacatatccgggttggtttaacttcttcagttaaaccaagctttctgatggtggatgcaggtattaggttgatgcttgcccccaAGATCGCATAGAGCTATCctagtgcaattaccctctaatgtgcatggtatcagaaagcttctgggatctttaagcttttctgggaagtttttcagaatgactgcactacattcttcaatgaggggaactctttcagtttctctccaatccttcttatgactcaagatctctttcatgaacttggcataagaaggtatttgctcaagtgcctctgcaaaaggaatctttatttcaagagtcctgagataatctacaaagcgagcaaattgcttatcctgctcctcttggcagagtttttgaggataaggtatcttggctttatattcctaaaccttagttgctgcaggtttatttcctacagaagtggttgaagaagcctttttagaggggttgtcatcagcacttgtgtgtgtctgatccctcactggcaactgagtgccagggttggaagctggagtgacgttagacgccaactcctcatctgctcttggcatctgaacgccagaactgtgctttctttgggcgttcaacgccagttccttgcttgtttctggcgttgaacgccagtcctgagcatggtttgggcgttcagcaccagtcttccacccaatttctggcgttttagtgccagaatcatTTTTCCCcaggctcttactatcctcagatggaatttgggtggtttgctcatttcttggcttcctgttgccttgaggtggggtatttaatgttttcccacttcttaattgaactgcttggcattcttctgttatttgttttgacagctgctgctttgtttgctttaattgttcttccatatttatattagccgtccttgtctcttgtagtctctccttgaatttggctaactgctttgttagaaaatccaattgctgattgaattcagcagcttgttctacaggactgagttcagcagttactgttttagcctcttctttcatggaagggtcactgcttaggtacagatgctgatttctggcaactgtatcaatgagctcttgagcttcttcaattgtctttctcatgtggatagatccaccagctgagtagtctagagagatctgagctctttctgtaagcccataatagaagatgNNNNNNNNNNNNNNNNNNNNNNNNNNNNNNNNNNNNNNNNNNNNNNNNNNNNNNNNNNNNNNNNNNNNNNNNNNNNNNNNNNNNNNNNNNNNNNNNNNNNNNNNNNNNNNNNNNNNNNNNNNNNNNNNNNNNNNNNNNNNNNNNNNNNNNNNNNNNNNNNNNNNNNNNNNNNNNNNNNNNNNNNNNNNNNNNNNNNNNNNNNNNNNNNNNNNNNNNNNNNNNNNNNNNNNNNNNNNNNNNNNNNNNNNNNNNNNNNNNNNNNNNNNNNNNNNNNNNNNNNNNNNNNNNNNNNNNNNNNNNNNNNNNNNNNNNNNNNNNNNNNNNNNNNNNNNNNNNNNNNNNNNNNNNNNNNNNNNNNNNNNNNNNNNNNNNNNNNNNNNNNNNNNNNNNNNNNNNNNNNNNNNNNNNNNNNNNNNNNNNNNNNNNNNNNNNNNNNNNNNNNNNNNNNNNNNNNNNNNNNNNNNNNNNNNNNNNNNNNNNNNNNNNNNNNNNNNNNNNNNNNNNNNNNNNNNNNNNNNNNNNNNNNNNNNNNNNNNNNNNNNNNNNNNNNNNNNNNNNNNNNNNNNNNNNNNNNNNNNNNNNNNNNNNNNNNNNNNNNNNNNNNNNNNNNNNNNNNNNNNNNNNNNNNNNNNNNNNNNNNNNNNNNNNNNNNNNNNNNNNNNNNNNNNNNNNNNNNNNNNNNNNNNNNNNNNNNNNNNNNNNNNNNNNNNNNNNNNNNNNNNNNNNNNNNNNNNNNNNNNNNNNNNNNNNNNNNNNNNNNNNNNNNNNNNNNNNNNNNNNNNNNNNNNNNNNNNNNNNNNNNNNNNNNNNNNNNNNNNNNNNNNNNNNNNNNNNNNNNNNNNNNNNNNNNNNNNNNNNNNNNNNNNNNNNNNNNNNNNNNNNNNNNNNNNNNNNNNNNNNNNNNNNNNNNNNNNNNNNNNNNNNNNNNNNNNNNNNNNNNNNNNNNNNNNNNNNNNNNNNNNNNNNNNNNNNNNNNNNNNNNNNNNNNNNNNNNNNNNNNNNNNNNNNNNNNNNNNNNNNNNNNNNNNNNNNNNNNNNNNNNNNNNNNNNNNNNNNNNNNNNNNNNNNNNNNNNNNNNNNNNNNNNNNNNNNNNNNNNNNNNNNNNNNNNNNNNNNNNNNNNNNNNNNNNNNNNNNNNNNNNNNNNNNNNNNNNNNNNNNNNNNNNNNNNNNNNNNNNNNNNNNNNNNNNNNNNNNNNNNNNNNNNNNNNNNNNNNNNNNNNNNNNNNNNNNNNNNNNNNNNNNNNNNNNNNNNNNNNNNNNNNNNNNNNNNNNNNNNNNNNNNNNNNNNNNNNNNNNNNNNNNNNNNNNNNNNNNNNNNNNNNNNNNNNNNNNNNNNNNNNNNNNNNNNNNNNNNNNNNNNNNNNNNNNNNNNNNNNNNNNNNNNNNNNNNNNNNNNNNNNNNNNNNNNNNNNNNNNNNNNNNNNNNNNNNNNNNNNNNNNNNNNNNNNNNNNNNNNNNNNNNNNNNNNNNNNNNNNNNNNNNNNNNNNNNNNNNNNNNNNNNNNNNNNNNNNNNNNNNNNNNNNNNNNNNNNNNNNNNNNNNNNNNNNNNNNNNNNNNNNNNNNNNNNNNNNNNNNNNNNNNNNNNNNNNNNNNNNNNNNNNNNNNNNNNNNNNNNNNNNNNNNNNNNNNNNNNNNNgtagacatcctgatctacttccttatcatgtactgtgtcagcaatttgtaaaaactgtgccagaaactctgtaggttcttcctgtggaagaccggaatactggcaactttgctgcaccatgataatgagctgaggatttagctcaaagctactaactccaatggagggtatactgatactactcccatatgaagctgtagtggggttagcatatgaccccagaatccttctggactgttcatttccacttagatccatgatagagaaagggagatgataaaaaaatatttttattttttatttatttatttcgaaaataaaataaattaaaataaaataaataaaagtgggtgaagattttcgaaaaatgaaaagagtggtttaggaagttttgaaaaagatatgatttttgaaaaagattttaaattttgaaataaaaatctaaattttaagagcaattttcaaaaatttgctttaaaatggagagaaaagatatattttttttttgaatttgataaggagagagaaaaataataaaatagcacaagatttaaaatttttagatgtaATGCtcctttttttttcgaaaattttggagggaaaacaccaaggaacaccaaacttaaaaattttaagatcaagacacaaggaaaagtcaagaacaccttgaagactcacaagaacaacaagaacatgaagatagaacaccaaacttaaaatttttagaaaaccaaactaaaattttcgaaaaccaaagaaaaatcaacaagaaaataccaaacttaaagtttggcacaagatttaatagaaaaattatttttgaaaaagaagattttgaaaagaatatacccaattaccaagaacatagaccaacgctctagccaattgggcagtaaatgtaacacttgttttgaagaagtatttttaataactaagaaaaaaagtttttgaaaaattaaaaaaaaaaggatttttaaaaagaaaatttcaaccaaaaacaatattagaagactctaaaccaaaaagaaaaattttccctaatctaagcaaaaaaataaaccgtcagttgtccaaactcgaacaattcccggcaacggcgccaaaaacatggtgcacgaaaattacttcacactatgtaatttcgcacaactaaccagcaagtgcactgggtcgtccaagtaataccttacgtgagtaagagtcgaatcccacagagattgttggcttgaagcaatctatggttatcttgtgactcttagtcaggaaaacaattcacttatcaaattgaattacgaaaattaagagagtatgaaataaatacttattatgcagtaatggagaatatgttggggttttggagatgctttgtcttctgcatttcagcttttctcttgtattcctcttccctcatgcatgcaaaagtgcaaagttccttccatggcaagctctatgtaaggtgtcaccgttatCAATGGTTACTTCCCATCTCcttagtaaaaatggtccaaatgctctgtcaaagcacggctaatcatctagaggttctcgatcatactggaataggatttactatccttttgcgtctgtcactacgcccagcactcgcgagtttgaagcccgtcacagtcatccaatcccagaatcctactcagaataccacagacaaggtttagacttttcggattctcctgaatgacgccatcaattctagcttataccacgaagattctgattatggaatctaagagatactcattcaatctgatttagaacggaggtggttgtcaggcacacgttcatggattgaggaaggtgatgagtgtcacggatcatcaccttctctataattaagtGCGAAttaatatcttagataggaacacgcatgtttgaatggaaaataaaaatagttgcattaattcatcaaaacacaacagagctcctcacccccaacaatggagtttagagactcatgctttcagagattacaaagttcagatctaaaatgtcatgagatacaaaataaatctctaaaagttgtttaaatactaaactagtgacctaggtttacagaaaatgagtaaactatgatagatagtgcagaaatccacttctggggcccacttggtgtgtgctggggctgagattaaagcttctcacgtgcctgggctgttttggatgttcaacgccaggttgtaacctgtttctggcgttgaactccaacttgtaacttgtttctggcgctggacgccagactgcaacatggaactagcgttgaacgccagtttacgtcgtctatccttgagcaaagtatgaactattaaatattgctggaaagccctggatgtctaattttcaacgcaattagaagtgcaccaattggactcttgtagcgccaaaaaatccattccgagtgcagagaggtcagaatccaacagcatcagcagtcctttttcagcctgaattagatttttgctaagctccctcaatttcagccagaaaatacctgaaattatagaaaaatacacaaactcatagtaaagtccagagatatgaatttttcctagaaactaatgaaaataaactaaaaactaactaaaacatactaaaaactatatgaaattaaccccaaaaagcgtataaaatatctgctcatcaaaaacacacaagaataaaaatttatggttaaataatgtaaccatgtaaataagctcaaaatctcacaggttgtgtgttctttggctcaaaaaccatgttccaaatacaacttcaaacaagttttaacataaaatttttttcaatttaaattagtgaaatttttcaaagatagggtcttaaaagaattttattactttaaccaagtagtaactagatgcataaaatcaaacaaacatgcaattaaatatgcaaatgcaacaatgaattaacagagaaaataaaacattggtgttgagaagaaggtaaccaacccatggagatcggtatcgacctccccacacttaaagattgcaccgtcctcggtgcatgctaagatgtgcaggtggacgggttgttccaactaatgcttttcttctaggattgtgcagatggacttgtttgtctctcctTTTAGAAGTTTTTCCCTTTTTCCgtctttggtggccagcctgaaagaagagaaaaagaagaacagtaacccagaaataaagataagaaaataaattaagtatgggtgggttaatgccaaatgataagggtctcatttacatggaagcttcaatatgTACgtaagaaaacaatagaagcacatggcatactagtggtgcaagaTTTGAACCataggggaggagtgtgggtaatggaagtatcaatacaagataattaatatcatcccacagtgtaaaacaagttactaagcaccaaagtaaattcaagaaaagatgcaacagttgaataagaaaatttttaacaccaattgaaaaa is from Arachis ipaensis cultivar K30076 chromosome B01, Araip1.1, whole genome shotgun sequence and encodes:
- the LOC110266248 gene encoding uncharacterized protein LOC110266248, whose translation is FYNKQMEKLLHKYGVMHKVATPYHPQTNGQVELANRELKRILEKTVGNTRKDWARKLEDWFINALWAYRTAFKIPIGKSPFQLLYGKSCHLPVELEHKAFWATKLLNLDSQAAGEKRLLQLNELDEFRLEAYENAKIYKEKAKRWHDKRISKKEFKLGQQVLLYNSRLKVFPGKLKSKWTGPYLVTKVLPYGSLELLDEATKSNFTTNGHRTKHYLGCPWDKEKESQKLS